In one Nomascus leucogenys isolate Asia chromosome 13, Asia_NLE_v1, whole genome shotgun sequence genomic region, the following are encoded:
- the SALL4 gene encoding sal-like protein 4 isoform X2, protein MSRRKQAKPQHINSEEDQGEQQPQQPTPEFADAAPAAPAAGELGAPVNHPGNDEVASEDEATVKRLRREETHVCEKCCAEFFSISEFLEHKKNCTKNPPVLIMNDSEGPVPSEDFSGAVLSHQPASPSSKDGHRENGGSSEDMKEKPGAESVVYLKTETALPSTPQDISYLAKGKVANTNVTLQALRGTKVAVNQRSADALPAPVPGANSIPWVLEQILCLQQQQLQQIQLTEQIRIQVNMWASHALHSSGAGADTLKTLGSHMSQQVSAAVALLSQKAGSQGLSLDALKQAKLPHANIPSATSSLSPGLAPFALKPDGTRVLPNVMSRLPSALLPQAPGSVLFQSPFSAVALDTSKKGKGKPPNISAVDVKPKDDAVLYKHKCRSSLPSTFIRAQPTYVKVEVPGTFVGPSTLSPGMAPLLVAQPRRQAKQHGCTRCGKNFSSASALQIHERTHTGEKPFVCNICGRAFTTKGNLKVHYMTHGANNNSARRGRKLAIENTMALLGTDGKRVSEVFPKEILAPSVNVDPVVWNQYTSMLNGGLAVKTNEISVIQSGGVPTLPVSLGATSVVNNATVSKMDGSQSGISADVEKPSATEGVAKHQFPHFLEENKIAVS, encoded by the exons ATGTCGAGGCGCAAGCAGGCGAAACCCCAGCACATCAACTCGGAGGAGGACCAGGGCGAGCAGCAGCCGCAGCAGCCGACCCCGGAGTTTGCAGATGCGGCCCCAGCGGCGCCCGCGGCGGGGGAGCTGG GTGCTCCAGTGAACCACCCAGGGAATGACGAGGTGGCGAGTGAGGACGAAGCCACAGTAAAGCGGCTTCGTCGGGAGGAGACGCACGTCTGTGAGAAATGCTGTGCGGAGTTCTTCAGCATCTCTGAGTTCCTGGAACATAAGAAAAATTGCACTAAAAATCCACCTGTCCTCATCATGAATGACAGCGAGGGGCCGGTGCCTTCAGAAGACTTCTCCGGAGCTGTACTGAGCCACCAGCCCGCCAGTCCCAGCAGTAAGGATGGTCACAGGGAGAATGGCGGCAGCTCAGAGGACATGAAGGAGAAGCCGGGTGCGGAGTCTGTGGTGTACCTAAAGACAGAGACAGCCCTGCCATCCACCCCCCAGGACATAAGCTATTTAGCCAAAGGCAAAGTGGCCAACACTAACGTGACCTTGCAGGCACTACGGGGCACCAAGGTGGCGGTGAATCAGCGGAGCGCGGATGCACTCCCCGCCCCCGTGCCTGGTGCCAACAGCATCCCATGGGTCCTCGAGCAGATCTTGtgtctgcagcagcagcagctacagCAGATCCAGCTCACCGAGCAGATCCGCATCCAGGTGAACATGTGGGCCTCCCACGCCCTCCACTCGAGTGGGGCAGGGGCTGACACTCTGAAGACCTTGGGCAGCCACATGTCTCAGCAGGTTTCTGCAGCTGTGGCTTTGCTCAGCCAGAAAGCTGGAAGCCAAGGTCTGTCTCTGGATGCCTTGAAACAAGCCAAGCTACCTCACGCCAACATCCCTTCTGCCACCAGCTCCCTGTCCCCAGGGCTGGCACCATTCGCTCTGAAGCCGGATGGGACCCGGGTGCTCCCGAACGTCATGTCCCGCCTCCCAAGCGCTTTGCTTCCTCAGGCCCCGGGCTCGGTGCTCTTCCAGAGCCCTTTCTCCGCTGTGGCGCTAGACACATccaagaaagggaaggggaagccaCCGAACATCTCCGCGGTGGATGTCAAACCCAAAGATGACGCGGTCCTCTACAAGCACAAGT GTCGGAGCAGTCTCCCTTCCACGTTTATCCGAGCCCAGCCGACTTATGTCAAGGTTGAAGTTCCTGGCACGTTTGTGGGACCCTCAACATTGTCCCCAGGGATGGCCCCTTTGTTAGTAGCCCAGCCGCGCCGACAGGCCAAGCAACATGGCTGCACACGGTGTGGGAAGAACTTCTCATCTGCTAGCGCTCTTCAGATCCACGAGcggactcacactggagagaagcctttTGTGTGCAACATTTGTGGACGAGCTTTTACCACCAAAGGCAACTTAAAG GTTCACTACATGACACACGGGGCGAACAATAACTCAGCCCGCCGTGGAAGGAAGTTGGCCATCGAGAACACCATGGCTCTGTTAGGTACGGACGGAAAAAGAGTCTCAGAAGTCTTTCCCAAGGAAATACTGGCCCCTTCGGTGAACGTGGACCCTGTTGTGTGGAACCAGTACACCAGCATGCTCAATGGGGGTCTGGCCGTGAAGACCAATGAAATCTCTGTGATCCAGAGTGGAGGGGTTCCTACCCTCCCGGTTTCCTTGGGGGCCACCTCCGTCGTGAATAATGCCACTGTCTCCAAGATGGATGGCTCCCAGTCGGGTATCAGTGCAGATGTGGAAAAACCAAGTGCTACTGAGGGCGTTGCCAAACACCAGTTTCCTCACTTCCTGGAAGAAAACAAGATTGCGGTCAGCTAA
- the SALL4 gene encoding sal-like protein 4 isoform X1: MSRRKQAKPQHINSEEDQGEQQPQQPTPEFADAAPAAPAAGELGAPVNHPGNDEVASEDEATVKRLRREETHVCEKCCAEFFSISEFLEHKKNCTKNPPVLIMNDSEGPVPSEDFSGAVLSHQPASPSSKDGHRENGGSSEDMKEKPGAESVVYLKTETALPSTPQDISYLAKGKVANTNVTLQALRGTKVAVNQRSADALPAPVPGANSIPWVLEQILCLQQQQLQQIQLTEQIRIQVNMWASHALHSSGAGADTLKTLGSHMSQQVSAAVALLSQKAGSQGLSLDALKQAKLPHANIPSATSSLSPGLAPFALKPDGTRVLPNVMSRLPSALLPQAPGSVLFQSPFSAVALDTSKKGKGKPPNISAVDVKPKDDAVLYKHKCKYCSKVFGTDSSLQIHLRSHTGERPFVCSVCGHRFTTKGNLKVHFHRHPQVKANPQLFAEFQDKVAAGNGIPYALSLPDPVDEPSLSLDSKPVLVTTSVGLPQNLSSGTNPKDLTGGPLPGDLQPGPSPESEGGPTLPGVGPNHNSPRAGGFQGSGTPEPGSETLKLQQLVENIDKATTDPNECLICHRVLSCQSSLKMHYRTHTGERPFQCKICGRAFSTKGNLKTHLGVHRTNTSIKTQHSCPICQKKFTNAVMLQQHIRMHMGGQIPNTPLPENPCDFTGSEPMTVGENGSTGAVCHDDVIESIDVEEVSSQEAPSSSSKVPTPLPSIHSASPTLGFAMMASLDAPGKVGPAPFNLQRQGSRENGSVESDGLTNDSSSLMGDQEYQSRSPDILETTSFQALSPANSQAESIKSKSPDAGSKAESSENSRTEMEGRSSLPSTFIRAQPTYVKVEVPGTFVGPSTLSPGMAPLLVAQPRRQAKQHGCTRCGKNFSSASALQIHERTHTGEKPFVCNICGRAFTTKGNLKVHYMTHGANNNSARRGRKLAIENTMALLGTDGKRVSEVFPKEILAPSVNVDPVVWNQYTSMLNGGLAVKTNEISVIQSGGVPTLPVSLGATSVVNNATVSKMDGSQSGISADVEKPSATEGVAKHQFPHFLEENKIAVS, encoded by the exons ATGTCGAGGCGCAAGCAGGCGAAACCCCAGCACATCAACTCGGAGGAGGACCAGGGCGAGCAGCAGCCGCAGCAGCCGACCCCGGAGTTTGCAGATGCGGCCCCAGCGGCGCCCGCGGCGGGGGAGCTGG GTGCTCCAGTGAACCACCCAGGGAATGACGAGGTGGCGAGTGAGGACGAAGCCACAGTAAAGCGGCTTCGTCGGGAGGAGACGCACGTCTGTGAGAAATGCTGTGCGGAGTTCTTCAGCATCTCTGAGTTCCTGGAACATAAGAAAAATTGCACTAAAAATCCACCTGTCCTCATCATGAATGACAGCGAGGGGCCGGTGCCTTCAGAAGACTTCTCCGGAGCTGTACTGAGCCACCAGCCCGCCAGTCCCAGCAGTAAGGATGGTCACAGGGAGAATGGCGGCAGCTCAGAGGACATGAAGGAGAAGCCGGGTGCGGAGTCTGTGGTGTACCTAAAGACAGAGACAGCCCTGCCATCCACCCCCCAGGACATAAGCTATTTAGCCAAAGGCAAAGTGGCCAACACTAACGTGACCTTGCAGGCACTACGGGGCACCAAGGTGGCGGTGAATCAGCGGAGCGCGGATGCACTCCCCGCCCCCGTGCCTGGTGCCAACAGCATCCCATGGGTCCTCGAGCAGATCTTGtgtctgcagcagcagcagctacagCAGATCCAGCTCACCGAGCAGATCCGCATCCAGGTGAACATGTGGGCCTCCCACGCCCTCCACTCGAGTGGGGCAGGGGCTGACACTCTGAAGACCTTGGGCAGCCACATGTCTCAGCAGGTTTCTGCAGCTGTGGCTTTGCTCAGCCAGAAAGCTGGAAGCCAAGGTCTGTCTCTGGATGCCTTGAAACAAGCCAAGCTACCTCACGCCAACATCCCTTCTGCCACCAGCTCCCTGTCCCCAGGGCTGGCACCATTCGCTCTGAAGCCGGATGGGACCCGGGTGCTCCCGAACGTCATGTCCCGCCTCCCAAGCGCTTTGCTTCCTCAGGCCCCGGGCTCGGTGCTCTTCCAGAGCCCTTTCTCCGCTGTGGCGCTAGACACATccaagaaagggaaggggaagccaCCGAACATCTCCGCGGTGGATGTCAAACCCAAAGATGACGCGGTCCTCTACAAGCACAAGTGTAAGTACTGTAGCAAGGTTTTTGGGACTGATAGCTCCTTGCAGATCCACCTCCGCTCCCACACTGGAGAGAGACCCTTCGTGTGCTCTGTCTGTGGTCATCGCTTCACCACCAAGGGCAACCTCAAGGTGCACTTTCACCGACATCCCCAGGTGAAGGCAAACCCCCAGCTGTTTGCCGAGTTCCAGGACAAAGTGGCGGCCGGCAATGGCATCCCCTATGCACTCTCTCTACCTGACCCCGTAGATGAACCGAGTCTTTCTTTAGACAGCAAACCTGTCCTTGTAACCACCTCTGTAGGGCTACCTCAGAATCTTTCTTCGGGGACTAATCCCAAGGACCTCACGGGTGGCCCCTTGCCCGGTGACCTGCAGCCTGGGCCTTCTCCAGAAAGTGAGGGTGGACCCACACTCCCTGGGGTGGGACCAAACCATAATTCCCCAAGGGCTGGTGGCTTCCAAGGGAGTGGGACCCCTGAGCCAGGGTCAGAGACCCTGAAATTGCAGCAGCTGGTGGAGAACATCGACAAGGCCACCACTGATCCCAACGAATGTCTCATTTGCCACCGAGTCTTAAGCTGCCAGAGCTCCCTCAAGATGCATTATCGCACCCACACCGGGGAGAGACCGTTCCAGTGTAAGATCTGTGGCCGAGCCTTTTCTACCAAAGGTAACCTGAAGACACACCTCGGGGTTCACCGAACCAACACGTCCATTAAGACGCAGCATTCGTGCCCCATCTGCCAGAAGAAGTTCACTAATGCCGTGATGCTGCAGCAACATATTCGGATGCACATGGGCGGTCAGATTCCCAACACGCCCCTGCCAGAGAATCCCTGTGACTTTACGGGTTCTGAGCCAATGACGGTGGGTGAGAACGGTAGCACCGGCGCTGTCTGCCACGATGATGTCATCGAAAGCATCGATGTAGAGGAAGTCAGCTCCCAGGAGGCTCCCAGCAGCTCCTCCAAGGTCCCCACACCTCTTCCCAGCATCCACTCGGCATCACCCACGCTAGGGTTTGCCATGATGGCTTCCTTAGATGCCCCAGGGAAAGTGGGTCCTGCCCCTTTTAACCTGCAGCGCCAGGGCAGCAGAGAAAACGGTTCCGTGGAGAGCGACGGCTTGACCAACGACTCATCCTCGCTGATGGGAGACCAGGAGTATCAGAGCCGAAGCCCAGACATCCTGGAAACCACATCCTTCCAGGCACTCTCCCCGGCCAATAGTCAAGCCGAAAGCATCAAGTCAAAGTCTCCCGATGCTGGGAGCAAAGCAGAGAGCTCCGAGAACAGCCGCACTGAGATGGAAG GTCGGAGCAGTCTCCCTTCCACGTTTATCCGAGCCCAGCCGACTTATGTCAAGGTTGAAGTTCCTGGCACGTTTGTGGGACCCTCAACATTGTCCCCAGGGATGGCCCCTTTGTTAGTAGCCCAGCCGCGCCGACAGGCCAAGCAACATGGCTGCACACGGTGTGGGAAGAACTTCTCATCTGCTAGCGCTCTTCAGATCCACGAGcggactcacactggagagaagcctttTGTGTGCAACATTTGTGGACGAGCTTTTACCACCAAAGGCAACTTAAAG GTTCACTACATGACACACGGGGCGAACAATAACTCAGCCCGCCGTGGAAGGAAGTTGGCCATCGAGAACACCATGGCTCTGTTAGGTACGGACGGAAAAAGAGTCTCAGAAGTCTTTCCCAAGGAAATACTGGCCCCTTCGGTGAACGTGGACCCTGTTGTGTGGAACCAGTACACCAGCATGCTCAATGGGGGTCTGGCCGTGAAGACCAATGAAATCTCTGTGATCCAGAGTGGAGGGGTTCCTACCCTCCCGGTTTCCTTGGGGGCCACCTCCGTCGTGAATAATGCCACTGTCTCCAAGATGGATGGCTCCCAGTCGGGTATCAGTGCAGATGTGGAAAAACCAAGTGCTACTGAGGGCGTTGCCAAACACCAGTTTCCTCACTTCCTGGAAGAAAACAAGATTGCGGTCAGCTAA